In Persicimonas caeni, a single window of DNA contains:
- a CDS encoding asparagine synthase-related protein: MELRAGGSSSSSVGAWSGGAFGWVGSAHNIDELAGACGLDGEACLGQVLKAGIEQFGGRFLERLEGPIAAVVADQRLRLVRWRRDRFGHVPTQYRLTERQGLWIGTELLDLYDSRQRQLEQNPSRLASHLAFAWDDAGEEDFLVGVSRLKPAHELRVHVGRRLETTASRYWNPTHEDTAKSGKTWLEEMRQALRINLQSTAGRGGRVAIALSSGLDSGLLAAIMARMPNLNPVAATKSFPSYPEFDESVAAARLASELGLEHHQIELESDEPTDALLEAPQSFWGLGPYFHPGETYETIFLERARDITGATAIVGGHGGEFAVQARGIRRRDPLLNMVDALPLSSGEVLRQFIEKGFDSYWELRSRQQILHRLNYGFMPFDLLLGFLYPSVLVSVLRKYTSPTGPLEGWSYEMSRRMAWRKYVRTGLVRHSPYLSKRVFELGINVPPELCTSFQESDYRPVMRRLCNGLLPEDLCSKPKHGLFCPFVRAKMEAQERKLLDLAWDAYSTSPVVERLLDYRSLSDFISRYLKASRQSRTRQLPGSLILWLPLAAMAWSRGSNHTPQCMS; encoded by the coding sequence GTGGAACTACGCGCTGGCGGCAGTTCAAGCAGCAGTGTTGGAGCGTGGAGTGGCGGAGCATTTGGGTGGGTCGGTTCGGCTCACAATATCGACGAACTCGCCGGCGCCTGCGGACTCGATGGTGAGGCATGCCTGGGCCAGGTGCTGAAGGCGGGGATTGAGCAGTTTGGAGGCCGCTTTCTTGAGCGTTTGGAGGGGCCGATTGCTGCGGTTGTGGCCGACCAGCGTCTGCGTCTTGTGCGGTGGCGGCGCGATCGCTTTGGCCACGTGCCGACGCAGTATCGTCTAACCGAAAGGCAAGGGCTTTGGATTGGCACAGAACTGCTGGATTTGTACGACTCTCGACAGAGGCAACTGGAGCAAAATCCATCGAGGCTAGCATCGCATTTGGCGTTTGCTTGGGATGATGCCGGCGAAGAAGATTTCCTGGTGGGGGTCAGTCGCCTCAAGCCAGCACATGAACTAAGGGTCCATGTGGGCCGTAGACTCGAGACGACCGCCTCTCGTTACTGGAATCCGACACACGAGGACACGGCTAAGAGTGGCAAGACATGGCTCGAAGAAATGCGCCAAGCGCTCCGGATCAACTTACAGAGCACAGCAGGACGCGGGGGGAGGGTGGCAATCGCCTTGAGTTCGGGCCTGGATTCGGGGTTGCTCGCTGCGATCATGGCTCGCATGCCCAACTTGAATCCAGTTGCTGCAACCAAGTCATTTCCTTCCTATCCGGAGTTCGATGAGTCGGTCGCAGCCGCCAGACTTGCGTCTGAGCTGGGCTTGGAGCATCACCAAATCGAACTCGAATCAGATGAGCCGACAGATGCTTTGCTGGAGGCGCCTCAGTCGTTCTGGGGGTTGGGGCCCTATTTCCATCCGGGAGAGACATACGAAACAATCTTCTTGGAGCGGGCGCGGGATATTACCGGTGCTACCGCGATCGTCGGTGGCCATGGTGGAGAGTTCGCCGTTCAAGCGCGAGGGATTCGGCGCCGTGATCCTCTACTAAACATGGTCGATGCGCTGCCACTTTCTTCGGGGGAGGTGCTTCGGCAATTCATCGAGAAGGGCTTTGATTCGTATTGGGAATTACGTAGCCGCCAGCAGATTCTACATCGTCTGAACTACGGCTTTATGCCCTTCGACCTGCTGCTTGGATTCCTTTATCCGTCTGTGTTGGTAAGCGTACTTCGTAAGTACACGTCTCCTACGGGACCGTTGGAGGGCTGGAGCTACGAGATGTCGCGCCGCATGGCTTGGCGAAAGTACGTGCGCACGGGGCTGGTGCGTCATTCCCCGTATCTGAGCAAGAGGGTATTTGAGCTTGGGATAAACGTTCCTCCCGAACTCTGCACTAGCTTTCAAGAATCTGACTACCGGCCTGTGATGAGGAGGCTTTGCAATGGCCTCCTTCCGGAGGATCTGTGCTCGAAACCAAAGCATGGGTTGTTTTGTCCCTTCGTTCGCGCCAAAATGGAAGCGCAGGAGCGGAAGCTTCTCGACCTCGCGTGGGATGCCTACTCGACCTCGCCCGTTGTCGAACGTTTGTTAGATTATCGGTCGCTGTCGGACTTTATTAGTCGGTATTTGAAAGCTTCGCGTCAGTCGAGGACTCGACAGCTGCCAGGAAGCCTTATTCTATGGTTGCCCCTTGCCGCAATGGCTTGGAGTCGAGGTTCAAACCACACGCCTCAGTGTATGAGTTGA